DNA sequence from the Neomonachus schauinslandi chromosome 16, ASM220157v2, whole genome shotgun sequence genome:
GTTGTTCCATCTAGGTCTGGGACCCCCTGGGCACCCCAGACTCGTGGCAGATCCAGAGATGTGGGCACAGAAAATAAGGTTATCATTCTGATCCCTGCCTTCATACCTAAAGCACCCATCAGGATTCCATGCCCAAAGTCGGGCAACAACCGGACAGATCAGTTGTAttgggggcaggggtagaggggtGGAGTGTGGCTGGCATGGTTGTGGGTGGGAAAGGTTGGCTAAGAAGTGGGCAGTAGGATCTGGCTGGCATCCCTGTTACAAACGTGAGTCTCCTTACAGCTGAAATTAATTGACCCATTGTCATATCCCAGATCCTTCCGCTTCGTTTGTACAATCCTCTtcagtgaggctcagagaggggaagcaagTTGCCCGTGATCACACTTAAAATGAGCAGTAGGTCTAGCATTTGCGTCCAGGCATTGAGCTCATTTGCCTTCTGGCAATTCCAGTCCAGTCTCTCTGGGTCCCTCTGTGGCTACATTTGGCTTGGTGCTCTTCTGtctgtgtctctgcctctgtctccttctctctctttctccctgtgcaGAACTGCCCGGCAGGCCCACCATTTCAATCAGCCCGGACACTGCCATAGAGCAGAGGGAACAGGTGACCCTCTACTGTAACACCAAGGATGCCAACGTTACCATCCACTGGTTCTCCAACGATCTCCCCCTGGTGTTCCATGAGCGCATGCTGCTGTCTACAGACGGCAAGAAACTCACCATCCTCACTGTGCAGCAGGAGGACTCTGCGACTTACAAATGCAAAGCTCAGGGTTTCTACCAGGTCCAGAGCAGTGATCCCACCTTCCTGACTGTGAACTGTGAGTCCCTTTCCAttctccccagcccctcactAACACCCCCTTTCTTGGTGATTTCATTCAGTCTCACAGCTTCAGATACCATCCAAATGTGGACTTGTCTACCCTTGGCCTCCAGATGTGTAAGTAACTGTTTGATGTCTCTACTTGGACTCTACTGGGGACATCCAGGTTAAGATATCTAAAACTAAGTTCCTTAACCTTCAGATGTTTGCTACAAAACCTTGCCTGGGTAGGGGCAAGGAAAGAGCATTTTCTGGCATACGTTAGATGTGTCTTACAATCCCACTTTACCCAGGATTAAGGCTGACATTTAATTTCCATTAGACTCCTGTATCTCCTTTGTAATTGATCCAGAGCTtggatggggagaagagaaatattaatatttactgaCTCCTGAGGTCTCCCTAAGAGAGACTTTGCTGATGTGATCATTCCTGCTATGATTGTTCTTGTCCTCCCAGATGGTCCTGACCCATTTGAAATCAAGTTGGATTCTGGTGTATCCAGCGGGGAGGTGGTTGAGGTGATAGAGGGCTCCAGTGTGACCTTCTCTGTGGAAACACCGTCTCACCCACCTCCTGCCTATTCCTGGTTTCTCAACAATAACGTCACTCTGTCTTCCACCACGAGAACATTCACCATCCAGGCTGTGTCCACGGAACATGAAGGCACGTACAGGTGCTTGGTGTCCAACCGTGCCACCCACCTGCTCCGCCTGGGTGCTCTTGAAGTCCGAGTCCTTGGTGAGGCTCTTTTTcctgttcctctcctttgttcctcTGAGAATCCGAGCTACACCAATATCCCAGAGGTTGAGGAGGACACAGAAAAGTGGGGATTTCCTACGTGGCTGGTGGCAGAACGGGGCTCTGACCACAGGGAAGGACCTGGCTCCTGGCTTGGCCCATCTTCCACAAGACCTGGTTGGCTGTCTATGGGTTGTCCATTCTTTGCTTCTCTGAAagttggtggtgggggggggttgatCCTCTATACATACAAACCCTAACACAATATTCACACATCTCAGCACACAAATAACAACCACATATGCACAGAacactcacacatgtgcacaacACACACAAGACACACGCAATTCACACACAATAAATACACACAACCCTGCCAACATACAACATACATGCAAAGCACATACAACACGCACACAACAGAAACCTATAACACAGTACATAACACAGCATTGACCTACATCACATGCTCATACTGTTCACACAAACCCCCAACACATACAAGCaatacactcacacatacacacaacacatatACTGCACACAGGATGTACTCGCATAAAACGCAGACATACGTACCTCACACACAACACAGACACAATGAACAGTACCGCAAACACACAACACACGCTcatataaaacatacacacaatatatataacatacacacaacacacattaCAGTCGCTCAGCAGCCTCACATACAACACAGAAAATACCCACATACTGTACGTTCCATACCCTCAGCACATGCGCAGAACTGATACACATTACACATACTCCGTATATACATATTCCCACACCACACAGTCATACACAAGGCGTCTAGAACACCATACAACACATATGCATAACACAGTACCACACAGAACATACATGcagaaaatatacacacacaatacatACAGAGTGAATACATACCTCATAGTCACAAAACAcatatacacaacacacacatacaacagacacaaaattaaaacacacacgaCATGTCCATACACCACGCCCTCaccatacacacactcacataatTGTCACACAGCACACACTCCTACCTCCCATATCATGCAGTCATAggcaaagaacacacacacacacaccatccacaacacatacacacatgtccCTGGAAAGCCCTATGGTGCCTGCCTGGGCAGGAGACTGGGGAAGGGTCCCTGACCCGCACCCCgcgtctctgtgtgtgtttccagaAATGCTGACCAAGCCTAACATTGTGTCCCCAAGCCTAAATCTCGTGGAAAATGCCAGCTCCGTGACCCTGACCTGCCAGACCTCCCACAAGGGGGCTGGAGTCCTGTGGTTCCTGAGGGGCCAGGCCCTCTTGCCTAGCAAGCACCTGGTGCTGTCGGCCGACAACAGGAGCCTGGTCATCCACGGTCTCCAGCGAGATGACACAGGACCCTACGAGTGTGAAGTCTGGAACTGGGGCAGCCAGGCACGAAGCAAGCCCCTCACGCTCACCATCAGCTGTGAGTCACCCAAGCTGGGCCTcgtcctcctctctccctccctccctccttccctttcagtTGTTCCTCCTAGCCATTCGTTCCACAATTATTGAatacctgctctgtgccaggcgtGTCTGGGCATGGGACAAGGCAAAGCAGCCGCCCTTGtggggcttacattctagtggggagacACACTTTAAACAGCTAAGCAAGGGAGAGGCACGGTGTGTCGGGCGGGGCTGAGGAGAAACACGAGGGCAGCAGGAGGGACAGGGAAagctgggaggggaaggggttgcAGTCTTAGTCACGTGGGGTAGTCAGGggaggcctccctgaggaggaaCACTGCAGGCtgctaaggaaagagagagccagggggagggagcaGCATGTGAGGTGGGTGATGAGCAGGAACCCAAGGAGGCCAAGGTGACCAGACAGGTGAATGAGGGGGAGGACAGAATAGGAGAGGTCTGGAGGTAAAAGGGTGGGGGCAGATCCTGCAGGGCCCCATGAGCCATGGCGAGGGCACTGGGAGCAACAGAAGGctctgaggggagggagaagaggatcAGACTTAGGTTCTCACAGGGCATCCTGGGCCCTTGTCTATGGGGGtggaagcaggggagagggaggaggttgAGAAAGTGTTGTGTTTGTTCGGGTCCTTGGAGAGGCCGACCCCAAGGTAGGATTAAAGGGGTGACACGTGCAAGGACTTTAGTAGGAGGAATGCTCCTGTGCAGAAACGTAGGGAGGGAGCCTTGGAAGGCTGGGGGAGCCACTGACCGAGATGCCTGTCCAACCCTGAGCAatcaggggagggggagggagagaaggttgGGCAGAAGTGTGGAAACCACCATGCAGTCTGAAGAACATCAGCAAGGCTGCTGGGGAGCCCCGTATCTCCCAGGAAGgggcctgcctcagtttccccaacatgCTCAGGTACAGGTCGGGTGTAGCCCGTGGGAGAGCAGGCAGTGGATTTCAGGGGCTGGGCACTTGGTTATTGAAACTCCTGCCATCAGAAGTCTGCAAGCCACCTTCTCAGGATGGCCACAGTTGTCCGTCTGGGAAATGAGAAGTGGTCAGACCATGGGACCATGGATTCATTTGGAATCTAGAACTCAGGATTTGCTGCCATTGACACAGGTGAAAGAGAAAGGGACTGACTCCAAGGTTTTTTGCCTGAGCTACTCACATGGGTTAGTGGCCACGAGCTGAAGTGAAGAGGCACCTGCAAGGAGAGAAAGTAGGGTCCACGTGTATACGTGTTAAATAATGGGgcatatgggggtgggggttacATGCACTGCTGCTCTCTTCTTCTGTTCCCACTTCAGTCATGAAACCAAAAACTGCtcttttgctctccctctctgctgaGCAAATGTGGGGTGCTTGGTAAGTAACAGCCGTGACTTTTGGAGCTCCCAGGCTGCTTGGGATGGGGAGGTCAATATTCAggccaagaaaaaaatacagcatcaaGAGTGCTGCCATGGGACAGCAGGATCTGGGGAACCCAAAGGAAGCCCCCACCTGTCTGGGGGATGTGGGAAGGCTCATCATGAGAGGGGGTGTCTTCCATGAGATCCAGAGGACGAGTAAGTTAGCTAGGTAGAGCAGACTCAGGgaagagaagagcattccagagaaggaagagaatgtgtgAAGGCTCTGAAGTAAGAGGAAACATGATAAAGATGGAACATCCGAGTAGGATCTTATTTCTGAATCGAGAGTGGGAGGTGTGGAGAGGtgagaggtgaggctggaggggtCTGCAAGGGCAAGATTGTGAATGAGCTCTTCAGCCATGGCCTTTGTCCTAAGGGTactggggagccatggagggcTCTGAGCATGGGAGGGATAGTGTCAAGTTTGTACTTAGGGAGctgctctggctgctgtgtggaggatTTGACACCGGGATGGGAAGACCCTGAGGGATCCTGGTGGCCATGGGGTTTGGATGGGGAGAATATCAAAGGATACCTAGGAGGGGATGAGGCCAGGATTTTCCTCCTTTCCCGGAGTGTCCCAACTAGAAACTCTTTGCGTCCTTCTTTCCAGTAGTTCACGTTAATTTAAATAAGACAAAGACTCAGCCCTTGGTTAGCATGGAAAACTCAACAGCCATTTCGTTTGTTTCCTTCACGTTTGTGGGAGGAGGGCCAAGTGCCAATGACCTCCTTCTGGCTTTAGGAGGGAACTCTGAAAGTGTCTCTACTTTGGAGAATACATGGATGTAAATTTAAATATTGCAACAGGGCCATTTGCTCTTCAGTAAGGAAGTCCATCAGAATGGTAAAGTTTTTGGAAGCGTGGGGCTATGTTCACAGGACACAGCAACAATTTGGGAAGCCTGGATGCGTTATGAGGTTCATTGGTGAGAGCTCGCTTTTGCAAGGGCAgggggtttgttttttattttgatgttgttttgctttgggtTTCTCCCCTCCATGCTGTGAACTACAGTCTGCCTGCTTGGCAGCTaaggaggaaaagggaacatCTTGCCGAGATTCCTTTCAACTGTGGGTTAGAAGAGCCTTTGTTCTCTAGGCTATAACCTAGAATTCTGTTAGTTAGAATCaaaaaggggaaggggggaaggggtaaAGCATCCAGTGTGGAAGCAGGGCGGGCAGAACAGGAAAACTCGGCAGTGGAGGGTGGGTGCTTGATGTTTGGCTTTGCACACAGACGGCCCTGATCGAGTGGACATCACCAGAGGGGCAGCATCTGGAGTGGTCAGCACCATCAAGGCGGAGCTCAACTCCAGCCTGACCCTGCAGTGTCAGGCGGAGTCCCAGCCGGGCGCCAAGTTTCACTGGACCCTTGAACACTCCACCACCGTGTATATGGGCAAGCACTTAATCATCGGGGCCCTGACCTGGGAAGACCAGGGCATCTACAACTGCACGGCCTCCAACCCACTGACCCACCTGGCCCGCTCTGCCTCCGTCCTGGTCAGAGTGGTAGGTAAGTGCCTCAGTGTCCCTTCCCCTGGGGTCCAAATGGCTTTCCCTGATGCCAGCCTCACTATCTAGTCTTCTAGTGTGACAACAAGTGTACTGTGTGGGGCGGGTTCCCAATCTGGAGCTGCCGAATCCCAGCCTGTAATGCTTGGGAGCTAGAACCTCTCCTTCCTAGCTGTGTGCCCTGGAAAACCCTCCAGGCTGCTCGGagcctcaggtttttttttttttttttacctggaaaTGGGGGTTGTGATGCCTTACCTTCCAGAGTTGTTTAGAAGCACAGTGAGTCAGGGAGATAGTCAATGAGCGAAGGAGTGAACTGGTAggaattatattaattataggaattatatatattttaaagattctatttgagagagcgagaaagagagagagagagcacaagcaagcagggggaagggcaaagggagagggagagtagacttcccgctgagcagggagcctgacatggggctcgatcccgggaccctgagatcattacccgagctgaaggcagatgcttaaccgactgagccacccaggtgcccctaattataGGAATTATATTAGTAACAGCTTGGTGTGACTGGCAGCGAGTCCCTGTATTTCTATATTGAGTTATCGAGAGGGCAGCACGGTGTCGCTATTAGCCAGAGTTTTGTATCCCAGCTCTAATGCTtattggctgtgtgatcttgggcatgttgcttaacctctctggacctctgaTTCCTTGTGGGTAAAAAAAGTAACAGTTGTGCTTATATCATAGGGTCATTGAAAATTAACCAACATTTGTAAGGTTTTAATGGCAGTGCCGGGCATATTgtgtttattaaacaaataaaattattctttattgaGCCTATGCTGAATGCCCGAAACAAACCTTTCCACATACAGTATCAGCAAACACTTCTTGGGTGCCCACTGCCAGCCAGCTCTGAGTGAGGCCTCCTGGCATCTCTGTTGTGTAGGAGAGACTGAGACCCGTCCTAGGGTTTGAAACCAGGCTGACCTCCTCAGGAGTCCTGTTCTTAGTTGTCACCGAGGGGAGGACCCTAGGCACATTCCCAAACTACCTAATTGAATCTTCAAAACAACTCTGGTCTCGTTAAGACCATttgatgaatggagaaacagaggctcagaggaggaAGCAGTGAATACGGTTGATGGTCATGGGGGTGTTGTAGGATTTGAACGAGATCATGTATGATGGGCTCTTGGAGCTTAGAGCTTGGTGGATGGCAGCTTgtatcatcatcgtcatcatcggATCATATCCTGGTCTTTTATCAAGTACTGACTCTGTGTCAGGCATGGTGCTCTTACTCCTATGTGGGATCTCACTTAATGCCCTCAAAGCCTATAGGGTTATGAATGGCTATGCTTGTTTGacatagaaagaaatgaaggctcAAAGAATGAAACTAAGAACCCCCAACACATCCTGgaggccccctcctgcccctccaaaTCAGAGAGCTCCTTCCTCTCACCCCTGATCCTCATGGCTGCCTTCCTAATCCCTGTGGCTGGACTTCACCCCTTTGGGAAGGCTTCTGGGCAGAAGCTGGATGGGAAAACACAGGCCCATGTTAATGATTACAGCTGCTATTTATTAATCAATCACCTGTGGTGTGTGCAGCATGAACATTCAcgatctcatttcatcttcacatcaTCATAGTGTGGTGGGTACCATttccctcactttacagatgaggaaatcagaCTCAGAAGGGGATGTCACTTGTCCGtggtcccagggccccagagagTCAAAGGTGACTCAGGTATGAAAATGAGGAGGAAAATGGGGGAAAGCCAGGTTTCTGGCTTTCAAAGCCCTTTCCTCTGAAAGCCATATTTGATCCATTATCCCAAGCAGTATTGTCATCCCACCAACATTTACTGATCGCTTTCCATGGGCCTAAATATTGTCCTATCTTGAGCATGTTGAACATTCCATATTTTGAACACGAATACTCTTATGCTGAATCTTTTCAGCAACCACTGACACTATTATCCCTGTCTTACAGAGGAGacaactgaagcacagagaggttaagtagcatggtcaaagtcacacagctgagatATGAATAGGCCATTTGACACCAGAAATGATGCTATTAATACCACAAAATGCTGCCTCCCGGTGACTGGAAAACACATGTTCATCAAGTGACAGTAAAGATAAAGCCACAGCTTGGGAATGGGGACGGGGGCAGGCATGAGGGTGTGTCAGACCAGGGTCCTGACTCTTTCTCCTTGCCCAGGTCCCAGGTCATCCCTGTCTGCAAGAGTCATTGCTGGCATTGCTCTGGGGATCTTGACTGTCATTGCCCTATCCACAGGGCTGGGCTATTTCCTCTACAACAGAAACGCCAGACGGTAAAGCTGGGAATGGGGTAAGGGACGTGGCCTGCAGGGGGCCTGCCTGGCCGAAGTGTTGCTGACCATGGTGCTGAGCTGTGTCTGTAGCAACTGGGGAACTCAGGGGGGTTGGGACAATGCCCAAGAATGGATGTGGGAGATGGGTAGGGCCTGTGAAGATGGCAAGGACTGGAGGCAGAAGAATGAGGGATTTGGGGTTTCAGGTTCTCAAGGAAAAAAGTAGAGGACCCCATCCAGGAGGGAGCAACACCCACCTCTGCAGAGGGGCCCCATGCAGAGTCCTGTTCCAGTAAGTGACCTCATAGCTGATGCCAAGGGCAgcagtgggggttggggaaggggctGATCCTGGGAGCCTGGGCCTCTGCTCCCAGCTTTGCCACTAGTGATCATGGATGAGATTGGAGCCGAGAACTCTGAGGAGTTCTGCCTGTTCCAACAGCCACAgcaaaaaatagggaaaaaataggttgccattctctccttcctcacccTCGGAAAACTTTGCTAGTTGATTGCTGTAGGAAGAGAGAATCAATCACAACACTCATCCCTGCTGAACCCAAAGTCAGCCTTATAACCCACCTCAGCACAGTGCTTCAtgcatgctctactgatggaTGGGAGCTGAcaaggcaaaatgaaaacatttttgacATCTCTGGGCTAGGATTCTGGAAGGATACTCCCCCACCCCGAAATGGAAGCCCTAGAGACTGTCCAATCCAGCTCAGTTTTGCAGAGAGGAAATCCACgcccaggaaggagaaaggataaaCTCCACACTACAGAGGGCCCACTGGGGCTAGGTCTTAGATTTCTGTCCTCATCCATCTTATCAAACAGCCTTATCTAATGCAGAACTAGATTTCCAGGATATTTCCAGGTCAGGGTCACTAGAGATGTAATGGGGAgtcctggggaggaaggaaggaaggtaggtttCTGCCACTACCTTTCTGGGGATAGGCGTGACCTGGAGAAACAGCCCCTTCCCTCACATCTCTTCCTAACTCCAGCCCCAGGCTGGCATTCCCTTTCTCTAGACTGTCCAAGGCCCATATATGCCAACTTACCTGAACCTCAAGGACAGGCTGGAGCCAAGAAGGTGAGCAGTGCTCCAGAGGGACCCTTCGTGCTCCCCTGACTATCTGGTCCTTCCCCAGCCCAGCAGGGCCGTTCCAGTCCCACCTCTTGGGTTGGGGAGTGAGGCGTGTTCTCTTGAGGATACCCAGTGTTAGTTTTAGTCTTTCTGCATCTCCTCCCCTGCCTTCTCTGGGGATCCCAAGATCCTCCCTGGCTTTCCATCTCTTCTCCTTGTTTTCTTGCCCTTCAACAATGCCTTGAGCTCCTCTGGGAATCAGGAGGGATGTAACTGCCTCTGAGGCCAAAACTGTTTCTGAGAATTTCTGGGAATGGTCCCCATCCCAAGCCCATGACCTCTTCActactttcttttcccccaggtgCTGCCACCAGACCCCCCAGAGCAATTTTATGAGGTATGTTGGCCCTGCTgggtttgattttaaaaagctgcAGTGGGAATACAATCAGAATGTTGTGTTTGACAAGTCTGAGAAACCATCCTGTATAAATCTTCATTGTACATTGCAAGGCCAGGGATGAGGAGAAAGTGGCCTGAGGCCTCAGAGGCAGCTGGATCAGATTCTAGGTCTCTGGCTCCTACTGTGTTCCTTTTACCTCCAGGGCTCTGAATTGGCTTGCAAACGAGATGGCACTAGCTAGCACATGCTGGGTGCAAAGGATGTTTTGGGGTAGAGGTTGCAAAGATAGCCAGGTGAAATGACAGAATTCTAGAGCAGGGGCTTGGCTCTGGATCCTAAACTTATATCCATTTCTGATTCTTTGTAAGGACTTAGTGAAACCTGTTCCTCTCGGGGATCACTGAAGATTGCAGGCTGGCactttctgtaattttaaggcaATCTGTTCCTGTGGTCCCTAACCGATCTCTCCATTCACCTGCAGAAGGATCCACCATCAGCAAACTCCAGGAACTATTATCATGGCCCCAGAAAACCAATGCCCAAAGTTGCATTGGATCCACTGGCCCCCATTCTACCAAAAGGAAACCCAGAGTCAAGCTATGAGGTAATTTTATGCCACCCTGAATCTTTGGATAGGTTGAGAGCTGTCAccaacctgcttcttcctccttgcTGAAAAGTCTGTAGGATAAACTATCAAGAGAATTTTCccttcattatttttcagttcCATTCCTTTCATTCCATCCTATCCTGTTCTACTTCATTTCATTCGGTTCCTTTCCAGTCCACTCGATTTTACTCTGTTCCATGTTTCCATCACACTTATTTTCACCCCACCtgttagaaggtggaggaggcaCAGGAATGTATCCCCCAAATTGAGAAGGCACTCTGAGACCAGAGAACAAATTGCTGCAGTGCAGCAATTCTCCATAAAGTCCTGATCTTAGCCAACAGAATTTATAGAGTGAATTCACAGGGTCTAACGCTTAACAGACCTCTTGCCACCACCTGTACACCAGAAGAAACTATGTTATCTCTACCAGTTATCTGAACAACTTTAGGGAAGACCAGAACAAGCCTTCCCCTATTCGGTGGGGGCATACCTTCACCTGCAAGGGGCCTGGAACACGTAGCCCCATGCAAGGTCATCTCGCAGACCTGAACAAGATGGAGTCAGTATTGTGGGCACTCTTACACCACCCATTTCCTTTCTATCCATTTCActttactccatttttttttttttttgagagagaacatccCCAAGAGcttgagcgggggaggggcagagggagagaatctccagcaggcacCCCCCAGCACTGTtgggtgcagagcccaacgcggggctcaatctcacagccctgagatcaccacctgagtggaaaccaagagttggacactcaactgactgagccacccaagctttactccattttttcccccactttattCCAACCATTTGCTTGCCATGCTATTTACGTCCATTCCACTCCATCCCTCTACactccatttcttttgtttctttccataaaattccttcttttcctcttgtgTCATCCCATTCCATTCCTTTCCATCTCTTCCTTATGTCCGTTCCATTCTTTCCCACTCATTTCTattgcattttcttcatttttattttttccctttaactcCCCTTGGTTCATCCCTTCCATCCTACACATTCTGGCTCCCCCCATCCCGCTCCTTTCTGTTCAGTATCCCTGTTTACACAGTGCCATACACCTGGCTTTCATTTCATTCCAGAGcattccctttcttccccctccaTACAGTACCTCCccactctcttcctttcccttccacttctttccttcttctccctccattTCCTTTCCACTGTGCCTCCCTCTTCTGCTCAGTTTTATTCACTGTTTCCCGTGCCCATCCATTCTGTCCTCTTCCACTCCTTCTCCTCCATCGGATCCCATCCCatgctcccttccttctctcccgtCATATTCCCTTCCATAGCCCATGCTACTTTCCTTCCCATTTAGCTCCCTGCTTTCTGGTTCCTTCCGTTCCTTCCCTTCCACGCCACTGCATGAGCTGCATTCAACTCCATCTCTTCATCCTAGATTCTGCAGCGCTCCAGTTTCATTCCTGTATTGCCATTCCTGAACTCCCAGTTGCCCTTTGTCATATTACTTTTTGTCACttgccttcttttcctctcctcgGATGCCTTCCCCTGACATTCTTGTCCATTCAGTTCTAATCCTATGCTCCATGTCATTCCTCTCCTTTCCACACCAGCttattttacttcattcttttccttttcattcctttccactattatttttctatttattattttttaaagattttatttatttatttgagagagagagagagagaaagtgagcacgagcagggggggagggtcagatggagagggagaagtagactccccgctaagcagggagcccgacttgggacttgatcccaggaccccaggattatgacctgagccaaaggcagacgcttaaccgactgagccacccaggcacccccgatttttctatttattccatttctttcatttacatttttttggaCCCTTTGCCATttattcctttcctctccctgacTTCAGTTTCTGTTccata
Encoded proteins:
- the CEACAM20 gene encoding carcinoembryonic antigen-related cell adhesion molecule 20: MGLADLWGHHWAGILLAALLLTMWSPPAAVQFTLDATPLTTTQGEKDVVPSRSGTPWAPQTRGRSRDVELPGRPTISISPDTAIEQREQVTLYCNTKDANVTIHWFSNDLPLVFHERMLLSTDGKKLTILTVQQEDSATYKCKAQGFYQVQSSDPTFLTVNYGPDPFEIKLDSGVSSGEVVEVIEGSSVTFSVETPSHPPPAYSWFLNNNVTLSSTTRTFTIQAVSTEHEGTYRCLVSNRATHLLRLGALEVRVLEMLTKPNIVSPSLNLVENASSVTLTCQTSHKGAGVLWFLRGQALLPSKHLVLSADNRSLVIHGLQRDDTGPYECEVWNWGSQARSKPLTLTISYGPDRVDITRGAASGVVSTIKAELNSSLTLQCQAESQPGAKFHWTLEHSTTVYMGKHLIIGALTWEDQGIYNCTASNPLTHLARSASVLVRVVGPRSSLSARVIAGIALGILTVIALSTGLGYFLYNRNARR